Genomic DNA from Halodesulfovibrio sp. MK-HDV:
ATAACTCTTCCCAACCTCTTGTGGGCATGACTGTTTGGACTAAAGAAGATGGATTAGGAAGCCCGGCAGCTAACTCTCCTGGTTCCGAGTATGTTAACAACCCAAACTACGGTAAATGGGAACAACGTGATGGTATGAGCCCGGTATGGGTGTGGTTTGCGGGATATGCTCTTTATAACTCCTATAACCCTTCTCGACGCTGGAGCTATGATGATTACCTCACTGAAAGATCTTTTCAAAGAGACAGTGGGCGCAGGAGCGGATACAGCAAAACAGAATATGTCGATGACAGCAGCACATCTCGTGGATCAAGTTCCAAGGGAAAGCCTACGTTATCTACAAAAGCAAGTTCTAAGGGCAAACCTGCTTTTTCTACAAGGGTACAGACAACTAAAAAAACACAGAAATCCACATTTTCATCAAGAGTGCAGAGGAAAATAGGACGCTCAAGTGTAGCAGTACGTTCCCGTGGACGCAGTGGAGGTAAATAGAATGGAACTACAGAATATTTTAGAAAGCGGTGGCTTATTGCTTGGTTTTTTTGCCATTTTTTTTATTGGGAAAATTGTTAACGACAAGCTGCACCCAGAATACAATATACAAGAAGAACTGGTTGAAAAAGACAATCCTGCGTTAGCGCTTACGCTAACCGGATATTATTTTGGGTTAGTTTTAACTATTGGTGGAGCGTTGTCCGGAGAAACCAATGGCTTTATGCAGGATGTTAAAGATTTGGTGTTATATGGCGTTAGCGGGATTGTACTTCTCAATGCGTCTTGGTTTTTATGTGACAAAATCATTCTTCCGTATTGCAATGTAAGCACAGAACTTATCGCCAAACAAAGTCTTAGTGTAGGTGCCATTGCCGCCGCTTGTTCGATTGCGTCTGGATTTATTTTATTCGGTGCAATTCAAGGAGATGGAAGCTTCTTAACAATGGTTGCGTATTGGGCAATCGGGCAATGTCTCTTAATTCTTGCAGCTAAATTATATAATGTGATTACTCCGTTTGACATTCATAGTGAAATTCAAAAAAACAATCTTGCCGTAGGGATTAGCACTGCTGGTGTTATCGTTAGTATTGGTACGCTCATTGGATTAGCTGCAGAAGGGGACTTTGAATCTTGGAGTGAAAGCCTTAGCTCATACATTGTTTATGCTGTATTAGGTCTCGTTTTAATTCCAATCATCCGGATGCTTGCGGATTACATTCTCCTCCCGGGAGCTAGCCTCACAGACGAGCTAGTGAATCAGGAAATACCAAACATCGGCGCAGCCTATATTGAAGCGTTTTCGTATATCGCGGCAGCTTTTGCAATTTATTGGTGTGTCTAATACTCGTTCATTAAGCTTTGTCCTCAAAGCAGCTGTATTCGCAACTGGATTGGCTGGTATTGTAGCAGAGTATGTCCTATCCACACTGGCAACCTATCTTTTAGGAAATGCCATTTTTCAGTGGACTATTGTTATGTCCCTTATGCTTTTTGCAATGGGACTTGGGAGCAGGCTAAGTAAGTCTTTTAACAAAAACCTCATTGATGTTTTTGTGTTTGTAGAGTTCACATTATCTGTATTATGTGCATCAGCGTCCGTACTTTCCTATGGCCTTGCAGCTTATACAGAGAATATTAGCCTTGTTATCTATAGCATTTCAATTGCTATAGGTATGTTAATTGGTTTTGAGATTCCTTTAGTTACACGTATTAATAATAGCTATGAAGAGCTCCGGACAAACATCGCAAACGTAATGGAAAAAGATTACTACGGTGCGCTTGTCGGTGGTCTCTTGTTTGCTTTTGTAGCGCTTCCTTATTTAGGGCTTACTTATACTCCAATTGCTCTTGCCGCAGTGAATTTTATTGTCGCAATAATTTTTATGTGGCGTTTTTCTCACTTATTTACTGCAAGAAAAGCGATTTATGGTGCCTTTTGCATATCTGCAATTCTCTTAGTAGGGATTACTTTATATGCTAAGCCAATCATTATGTTTGGTGAACAACGCCAGTATAAAGATAAGATTATTTTTTCGAAGCAAACTAAGTTTCAAAAAATAGTTATGACGCAATGGCGTGATAACTATTGGCTATTCATCAATGGTCAGGAGCAATTTTCTAGTTTTGACGAAGAGAAATATCATGAGCCACTGGTGCATCCAGCAATGAAGCTTGCCGCGGAACATTCAAATATTCTAATTCTTGGCGGAGGGGATGGACTTGCTCTGCGGGAAATATGGAAACACGATGGAGTAGAGAAGGTAACTCTGGTTGATCTTGATGCTGATATGACAACATTTGCACGAACACATCCAGTACTTACCCGTCTAAATAAGAACTCAATGGCGGACCCTAGATTGCTGTTAGTCCATATGGATGCAGGGAAATATTTGAGAGATAATCATGAAAAATATTCTGTTGTTATTATTGATCTTCCCGATCCTGACACGGTAGATTTGATGCATTTGTATAGTGTTGATTTTTATAATCTAATACGAAGCAAGTTACGTAAAGGCGGTGTTATTGTGACTCAAGCATCAAGCCCCTATTTTTCGCCTAAGGCATTTTTGTGCATAAAAAAAANCAATGGAAGCAGCTGGGTTAAGCACGTTGCCGTTTCATAACCAAGTTCCTACAATGGGTGAGTGGGGATGGATTCTTGCGACCTCTGCAACTCAAGCAACTTCTGAAATAATGAAGAAAAGCCTGGAGGGGAAAGATTTCTCTAACCTCCAGACTCGTTTTATTAATAAGGATGCGACTGCTGCAATGATACGCTTCGGAAAAGGCTTATTTGACTCTGAAGCTGCCAAAGATATTAAGGTGAACACAAGGCATAAGCCTGTCCTTATGACATATTATGCAGAGGGACATTGGGCAATGTATTAGTTGGCTCCAGGGAGTATGTTGGTAAATTGATATTCTTCAACAGGCCAACCAATGCTGGCTGAGAAATCGTTTTCCGCCCATTGTTCGATTGAAAGATAGTGGTCACCGTCATCACTTTCAAAATCCCACGCAAGCATTTCCTTAGGGGGAACATTCATTTTATCTTGACCATTCTGCAAAAAAAGCCCGCCTGAGACTGTTGTTAACTGATATTTAACACCATCGTATTCGATAGTCTTGGGCGGGTCTCCAGTCTCAGCAAGTTTTTTTNCGTACTTTTGCATCTAAACTGCCGTACGATATGTCCTCAAATAAACTCCATTCTTTTACGTCATCTTCTTCCATTTGCAGATACTGAGTCTTCGATGATGAAACCAGTTGCCATTCGAACGAGAAGTCTCCATCCCAATCATATTTATGTGCAGCCTGTACTTTCCATGAGTCGAGATCGTAGTCAACAAAACAGCCTGTGCGCAAGTCTGCTAGCTCAAGGTTCGTCTTGGTGATTTCTTGAGTTGGTGTGCTGTTTTTCTTAAAAAAATCAAAAAGTCCCATATAGTTATCCAAAAAAAGTCCCGCAACACTCGCTGCAGGACTTTCAATAATAAGGTTTTATCCAGCAATTCCCATTTTCGCTTTTAAGGCTGCAAGCTGTTCGGACTGCCCTGCAGAGGGTCCTTGTAAGGCTTTATCGAGCTCGTCATCAACGGAGGTCTCCATGCTTGCAACTTCGCCGTATGCTGTTGCCAGAGCCTCGTCCGCCTCGACTTTTGCTTTCATTTTTTCCAGCATAGCAACAGTGCCACTAGAATCAATCTGTGCAACTTGTTCGTTTATTCGCTTTGTAGCTGCTGCGGTTTTAGAGCGAGCTTTAAGTGTAGTTAGATCATTTTGGTATGATGTGATGGTGGATTTGATTTTATTCACATTGGCTTGCAGCTGAGCTGCAAGTTTCTCGTGATGATCTGCCTCACCTGCAAGGCGAACATATTCTGCTGCTTGCGTTTCTTTTTCATTTAATGCCGAAGTTGCAAGGCGTTCTGCTTCGGCAGGATCAAGCTCGCCATTCTGCATTTTTTGGAGTAGGAGCATGGCTTTTTTTTCATACTCTTGAGCCCGTTTTTGAGCAAATTCTGACTGCTTGCGTGTATTAATGGACATGCCTTTTACTTCGGCAAGGCCTGTCATCGCACTTTTCATGTCTTGCTGAAGATCTCTAATGCCCTGCTCTGTCATTTTGATTGGATCTTCGATTTTATCCATGGCAGCATGAGCTTCTGATTGAGTGAACTTAAACATGCGTTTAAAAATAGACATTTAAAATCTCCGTTCTCTAACTAGTTGAAGCAAAGCTAAGCAATTCTGAACCAAACTCGACAAGGCCAAGCTCTAAAGCTTTTATGGAGCCTTCAAGTTCATTTCGATCGAGATTTTCTAATTGGAGTGTGTCTCGAAAAATAACCTTTGTGCCATCAGAATCCAAAGTGAATGCACCATGGACAAGGTTGCGGTTCATTTGCAGCAGTCTTTTATACAAGAAGGTGTTTTCTTCAACGATAGGAAGAATCACTTGTTCAAGGATTAGAATTGGTGCTTCACAATCAATCACCATATGACAAATCCCTTTTTCTGCATCATTGATTACAACTAATTCATTATTTGTATCTTCAGATGTAATTGCAACGTCCATTTCATGAAGGAAGTTTTTTACCTTCTCAAAGTGCGACAGCATGGAGTCTCCTTTATTTTCAGAAAAATTAAGCCAGAGCATCTCTGCTCTCAGCAACGACAAGTAACATGTCACCTTGTTCGAGTAATAAATCTTCTTTAGGGTTTGTGATAACAGTATCGTCAGAACCCCTTTGAATACCGAGACAAATGACGTTGCGTGATTTTTTCATATCACAAAAAATATTAAAAAATTCTCTATTCACATATGAATCAGGTAGGGGAGTCTTATAGAAAACGTTGCCATACCTGTTACTCACTAATTCCGAGACCATACCTGTAATTCCATGGTCTAAAGCTGCCTGGGCAAGCAATTTGCTTCGGAAGTCGCTGACAACAACAACTTCGTTGGCGCCAGCTTGCAACGCATGGTTTACAGTTATAGAGTCTGCAAGTTCAGCACAAATGTACAAGTTAGGGCATGCTTTCTTAAGCAACAAAATATCCATGACAGTTTTTGCATCACGATAGCCAGATTCTACTGAGTCATCGGAAAGTAGAATTACGGTGCTTGCATTTTCGATATTGGCTTTTTTGATTGTATCATGATTCAAGCTCCCCTTTACAAAGTGGACTTGCTCTTCATATACAGGTGATTGTTCAATTTCTGCAAGAATAACGATGTCTGAATATTCCATTTTTGCATCAGCTTTTAACTCTTTAAGAATATTTGTTCCCTGGCTATTCCAACCACAAAGAACAATATGGTTATCCGTTAAAACATCGCGCATGCCTTTATGCTCCAAAATTTTATTTTCAACAAAAACACTTGCTACTGTTGCTGTGAATAAGCCAACTATTCCGATGCCAGTAAGCATTAACACAACACCGACAAGCTTTCCCCCTGTTGAAGCAGGAGAGATGTCGCCGTATCCTACAGTAGTCATTGTGACCACTGCCCACCATAAAGAATCAACAAAGTTCATTTCTTCTGTGATGGAAAATAAGCCCCCACCAATAGCAAGTAAAAAAAAAGCTGCAGTAGCTACAGTGTGAACTTTTTGCTCGTGTAGCTGTTGCAGTACTTTTTTTAGAAAAAAACGTTAGTGCTTTCAATTTTTCTTTCATGACTCACAACATATATTAGATATGTAAAAAAACTTTGTAAAACAGTATGTCTTGTTTTAAGCAATGTCAACGGACAGTTATGAAGCATTTTACTGGTGTCTATTGCATCTTTTTAGCAAAAAATATAGAAATACTTTTTACAATATTACCCCCAGAAGAAAATGATTGAAAAAGATGTTAATATAAATGCTTGCATGTCATGTGGCGTTCATTGGATAATAGAACTTAGTGGATGTGATTTCTCAACTTTAAATAATAAAAAAGTTATTGCATCAACACTTAATGCAGTATGTGCTGCTGGAGCCTTTACTAAATTAAATTCTGTTGAACACTCTTTTTCACCTCATGGTATTACTATGCTTTATCTTCTTTCTGAATCACATATTTCTATTCATACGTGGCCAGAACATGGATATGCGGCTATCGATGTATTTACATGCGGTACTCCGCCATCTGAAAAGCTTATAGTTGAAGCTCTTCAAGCCAACTTGAATCCGAAACACTATGATATTAAAAAATTACAAAGAGGGTTCGTAAGCTTCCCCGTCAAACAGGTAGTTCCTGCTTAGAGTCATAATCGATAGGTGATAATTAATCAGTAGCGGTAAGTCGGGCTTGTGAACCTTGTGGTCTTTTTTGTTATAAGGTGGCTTTTCATTAGTCGGCAATATCACGAGCATCTGAAAGATTGTTGAATAGGTACATGTTCAATAGTTCCGTATGGTAGGTTTTATCTAATCTTCTTTGTTGAACTTTCTATGTTGTATGTAAGTACCTTCATCTCAAAAAAATTAGTTCAAACCACAGATGACCTCATTTATGCTTAGTGATTAAAGACAAGACGGCTTCATGTTTGCTGGATGGCGTTAAAACTTCTTTTGATCAAATCCTCAAGAGCTTGGTTGTTAACTTCATACTAGCGCACAGTTTGTTGGAGTGAGAAAGCTCATTCCCCATGTATTTTCTCTGCTTCAAATTTGAAATATTTATGCCGCCATATTGTGATTTTCCGTTGTGATAAA
This window encodes:
- a CDS encoding DUF4178 domain-containing protein, producing the protein KKLAETGDPPKTIEYDGVKYQLTTVSGGLFLQNGQDKMNVPPKEMLAWDFESDDGDHYLSIEQWAENDFSASIGWPVEEYQFTNILPGAN
- a CDS encoding polyamine aminopropyltransferase, with protein sequence MSNTRSLSFVLKAAVFATGLAGIVAEYVLSTLATYLLGNAIFQWTIVMSLMLFAMGLGSRLSKSFNKNLIDVFVFVEFTLSVLCASASVLSYGLAAYTENISLVIYSISIAIGMLIGFEIPLVTRINNSYEELRTNIANVMEKDYYGALVGGLLFAFVALPYLGLTYTPIALAAVNFIVAIIFMWRFSHLFTARKAIYGAFCISAILLVGITLYAKPIIMFGEQRQYKDKIIFSKQTKFQKIVMTQWRDNYWLFINGQEQFSSFDEEKYHEPLVHPAMKLAAEHSNILILGGGDGLALREIWKHDGVEKVTLVDLDADMTTFARTHPVLTRLNKNSMADPRLLLVHMDAGKYLRDNHEKYSVVIIDLPDPDTVDLMHLYSVDFYNLIRSKLRKGGVIVTQASSPYFSPKAFLCIKK
- a CDS encoding YbjN domain-containing protein, coding for MLSHFEKVKNFLHEMDVAITSEDTNNELVVINDAEKGICHMVIDCEAPILILEQVILPIVEENTFLYKRLLQMNRNLVHGAFTLDSDGTKVIFRDTLQLENLDRNELEGSIKALELGLVEFGSELLSFASTS
- the speD gene encoding adenosylmethionine decarboxylase, which encodes MIEKDVNINACMSCGVHWIIELSGCDFSTLNNKKVIASTLNAVCAAGAFTKLNSVEHSFSPHGITMLYLLSESHISIHTWPEHGYAAIDVFTCGTPPSEKLIVEALQANLNPKHYDIKKLQRGFVSFPVKQVVPA
- a CDS encoding DUF350 domain-containing protein, yielding MELQNILESGGLLLGFFAIFFIGKIVNDKLHPEYNIQEELVEKDNPALALTLTGYYFGLVLTIGGALSGETNGFMQDVKDLVLYGVSGIVLLNASWFLCDKIILPYCNVSTELIAKQSLSVGAIAAACSIASGFILFGAIQGDGSFLTMVAYWAIGQCLLILAAKLYNVITPFDIHSEIQKNNLAVGISTAGVIVSIGTLIGLAAEGDFESWSESLSSYIVYAVLGLVLIPIIRMLADYILLPGASLTDELVNQEIPNIGAAYIEAFSYIAAAFAIYWCV
- a CDS encoding TrkA family potassium uptake protein, yielding MQQLHEQKVHTVATAAFFLLAIGGGLFSITEEMNFVDSLWWAVVTMTTVGYGDISPASTGGKLVGVVLMLTGIGIVGLFTATVASVFVENKILEHKGMRDVLTDNHIVLCGWNSQGTNILKELKADAKMEYSDIVILAEIEQSPVYEEQVHFVKGSLNHDTIKKANIENASTVILLSDDSVESGYRDAKTVMDILLLKKACPNLYICAELADSITVNHALQAGANEVVVVSDFRSKLLAQAALDHGITGMVSELVSNRYGNVFYKTPLPDSYVNREFFNIFCDMKKSRNVICLGIQRGSDDTVITNPKEDLLLEQGDMLLVVAESRDALA
- a CDS encoding PspA/IM30 family protein, with product MSIFKRMFKFTQSEAHAAMDKIEDPIKMTEQGIRDLQQDMKSAMTGLAEVKGMSINTRKQSEFAQKRAQEYEKKAMLLLQKMQNGELDPAEAERLATSALNEKETQAAEYVRLAGEADHHEKLAAQLQANVNKIKSTITSYQNDLTTLKARSKTAAATKRINEQVAQIDSSGTVAMLEKMKAKVEADEALATAYGEVASMETSVDDELDKALQGPSAGQSEQLAALKAKMGIAG